The genomic DNA GCATTCTTCACAATGCATACAACTGCTACCTGGAGTCAACTGCATTGGATGATTCAACTGGTGCTACTTTTCATATAACTGCAGGACTCACATTCAAATCAAAACAActtatttttgtaaaaaaaaaaatctttatgtaCATTCTGCTTTTAGTGGGGAAATACAAACGTTACTAAGCGATCAGTTGACACACGAGACAGATATCGAACAGAGAAGCTAAATGTCTGCACTTTCACAGTCCCACGATTGCGGGCCATAACCGAAATGCATCGTGAGTCGAAACAAAGATAATCTCGTGCTCGGGTTGACCGTTGCGATACCTGAAAAAAGAGCATACCAAATAGTAACATAGTCACCCACAAGATGCATTTAAGTTCTACGGCACGCATTCTCCTCTATTTGATCAACAAGCTTGATGGGCATCAGTCTTATCAATCTACGTCAAGACAGAAAACCTGACGTTTTCTAGGACGTTACCTAGGAAATAAACTATCAAAACACCCAGTGTTTACATTAATACTAGTTCCCTGGGAACTTAATCACGCTAACCTATGAAAGCTAAATCAGGTCTCACCTGGACAGGAGGAAGAAAGGTTAGTAAGCATATCGCGCCCGCTCGGCGTAGGGGTCCCGCGGGATGTCGTAAGCCGATCTTCTGGGGAGGGAGGGCACCGGGGAGAGGCGCGCGCGCTCGTACGCCTCGGTAGGTATTCGCCGGAATGGGCTCCGGTCGCGGGAgtaggatgaggagaggggggttggtggagaagggagaggacagCGCTCGTATAGGTCGGGGCTAGAGGGAGGCAGGCGCTCCCTCATTATGGCCGAGGAGGAAGGGAACGGTGGGCTGGGCAAAGGAACAGACCGGCGCTCTTCGAAATAACTGGCTCCATACGGGCGAGCCCGGTACTTCTCGTAGAAGTCCACGGCACCATACGGATCACGGTCCTCATACGATGACCGGCGCACAGGGTAGGCTGGGACCACGCCGTGGCTCCAGCTGCTGCCTCCGTACGCTGCCTCACTGGCATACACCCGTGCCATGCTATGTTCGGCGGCGCTCATTCCGTAACCCGGCGGAAGCCCGTAACTCAATGTGCTTTCATAGCCTGCACCCCTGCCGTACCCGGGCACATCGCCAAAGCCGTGCGCGGCAGAATAGCTTCCACTGTAAACTGGATCACTGCCACTGTAACCTGGAACGCCGACATTCAAGCCCCGGTGATAACCGCAGCCACCGCCGAACCTAGGGTCAGAGCTTGGCTCGGCACCCTCTCTGTAGTTGCCCGAAGTGTCGAGCGGGCACTCTTTGGACCAGTGGCCTTCCTGCCCGCACCGATAAcaacctgtcctctctcccatccccggCGTAGTACGCAGGCGGCTAGTCGAAAGCTTCACGCTCATCAGTTTGCCTTAAAAAAGAAAAACGCAAGAGTTTACCACGATACAACAAACTGTTCCATCTATGCACATGCTCTAAGGAATCAGATAAAAGCCAGGCATGAATTAGAACACCACCCTCATAATATTCATCTTGGAACTCCTCTGAAAGTGAACTCCGACAACTGTTCCACGTTCTAGGCATATGAATAAGTTACCTTCTTATTTATCACCACTCATCAATATTTGAATTATAATTCCTAAAACCAGGTTTCAAGCATGGATTACACTCGAGTCCCATGCGatttccacagagttgggtatggctgccttttcctgttacgCTCCTTGCCTATGGAATAGGCTGCAGACTAAACTTAAACGTGAGAatcattttaaatatttattggggcatttttatttttgtattgcttgTAACGGTTTCGGGTAATGCACGTTATTGTgctgttagtagaataacctgtGTGTAAATAAAATCTGTTGCtgtatttgtaatttttttatcatcTGTGATcgttttgtttgtcttgtgtagtttttttaatcattgtacctaaactgtatgtgtaaacatgtatacgtagggcccagctgtaaaagagaccttggtctcagtctgtgttcccagttgaaataaaggtataataatgCAGGCAAAGCTAGAGTCCACACACTGGCCTGAAGTTGGGGGAAATGTGGACAACGTGTTGGATGTATTTTGAGACAGTGCTTGACTGTCCCTTACTCTTTCACCACTTACATTTATCCATGAGTTACCCACCAGTTGTGTTAGTGGATAGAACTCATTCTAATTACCAGGGGGATACCTACACCACACCGGCAACTGACCAACCAAGCCCTGTGTGAGTTCACCTTGGAAGGCTGTGTTGTCCAGCCCACTGATGGCCTCCATGGCATCCTCCATACGCTCCAAGTGGACAAAGGCGTAGTCCTTCACTATGTCACACTCCACCACAGGGCCGTACTCCTCAAACTTTGCCCGCATCTCTTGGTTGGTGCAGCTGCTGTTGATATTGCCCACGTGCAGCTTGGTGGTTGACTTTGGTCTGCCGCGGCTCATCTCCACGTTCATCTGCTCCCCGTTGAGCTCATAGTGGTGGAGGTTCTTGATGGCCTCCTCCGCTTCAGCTTTATCCTTCATGTGCACAAACCCAAAGTTCTTGACGATGTCACACTCAGAGACCTTTCCATACTGGGAGAAGAGGGAGCGCAGCTCCTCTGCCATGGTGTCTGGAGACAAGTTCCCAATGAAGATTTTCACCATGGTGATGATCCCACTTTAGTATATGAACAATGGAAGAGGATTAGACATAGGAAATAATTTGATATAAAAAAATTGGCTCAGGGAGTCTTATGAACTTAAAAGTATATTGAGTAACCTATTAAAATATCAAATGTTTGATCAATAACGCTAGTGTCTTAGGACTCTCTGTATGCATCGTCGTCGGCATGTGTTTTGTCCTAATATATATATTATCCCAGCCCCGAATGAGTTTTTTTCTTAGGTAGGGCCGTCGATGTAAATACAAATGTGTTCTTCACGGACAtgcctaataaaataaaaatgcactGTGCGGTGTAAGTGGATGCACTGGGTCATAAGTAGGAGGACAAGTTATTAACCAATCACAATGCTGTTTTTGCAACAGAGGTTATGCTTAACTGAACAAACTGTACATTGCCCATTCATTCAGCTCGCGAACCAACATTAACAATTTCAGCGACCAGCATATTTTTGCACGTGTACTCGTTTGGAACGTGCATGAGAACTAGCGACACTACTGCAGACAAGCTAGTAATTGCCTTTTGTGGCAACGCTAGCAAGTTGTGTCGTCTGTGTCTGCATGCACAACGAGCATGCTACGCTAACAATAGATCCGAAACGCGTTGCATGACGGTCATATGATTTTACATAGTTGTATTTAATATTTGTGCTGGTTGCAACGGCAATGCCTAACATAAAATAAATGGATAGCTAGCTAGATTAAATGTTCTATGTTCCTTCGTACCTTTCACGATGGACTCACTGGGTTGATGCCACCAATTTCCGAAGGGCTGAAATGGCTCCTCTCTGCCGGCGTTTGCTACCTACGGCATCTCTATCCAGCCCCCCACAAGGCAAAACCAGATCGGGTTTCAAAATCGGACCTGTTGATTGGCCGAATGGACAATTACTTTAATTTTCTTGATTTAGTACCCATCATCAGGTTTTAATAAGTATCATCTGAAAAGTATTGTCAATGCATTATCAAGTATAGATGTGGGAAAAAGTCCGGATGTCTCAAGAGAGGATAAATACAAATAGGATTCTCACCAAAATACATTTTggtttattaaaaaataaaatgcataaAACGTACACGCTTTGACTGTAGGAAATATACAAACTACAACAATTCCCATAAGAACTGAGCAGACAGACGCTCTGTTTAGACAGGacgcccaattctgatattttttccacaaatttgtcttttgaccaatcacagatcTTTTCGTATATCAGAATAGGGCTGCCCATCTCAACGCAGACTAAGGCACCCCAAGAAAGTGATCAGACTAGAGCCCATTATATCTCAATGGTAATgtcatgtaagtaagcatttcaccgtaaggtctacacttgttgtattcggcgcacgtgacaaagtttgatttgatagcaATGCCAGTTATGCTTATGTTATTTACTGTATTCAACATGTTTATGTCTAGAAATAAATATTACATTAATAGAGGAAAATTTTGGATTATTAAAGCTTGGGTTGTTAGAAACAATATTTAGAGTGTTGAAACACGCCTCT from Oncorhynchus tshawytscha isolate Ot180627B linkage group LG15, Otsh_v2.0, whole genome shotgun sequence includes the following:
- the LOC112214790 gene encoding RNA-binding protein 4.1 isoform X2, with protein sequence MVKIFIGNLSPDTMAEELRSLFSQYGKVSECDIVKNFGFVHMKDKAEAEEAIKNLHHYELNGEQMNVEMSRGRPKSTTKLHVGNINSSCTNQEMRAKFEEYGPVVECDIVKDYAFVHLERMEDAMEAISGLDNTAFQGKLMSVKLSTSRLRTTPGMGERTGCYRCGQEGHWSKECPLDTSGNYREGAEPSSDPRFGGGCGYHRGLNVGVPGYSGSDPVYSGSYSAAHGFGDVPGYGRGAGYESTLSYGLPPGYGMSAAEHSMARVYASEAAYGGSSWSHGVVPAYPVRRSSYEDRDPYGAVDFYEKYRARPYGASYFEERRSVPLPSPPFPSSSAIMRERLPPSSPDLYERCPLPSPPTPLSSSYSRDRSPFRRIPTEAYERARLSPVPSLPRRSAYDIPRDPYAERARYAY
- the LOC112214790 gene encoding RNA-binding protein 4.1 isoform X1, whose translation is MVKIFIGNLASGTTQDELRTLFSEYGKISECDIVKNFGFVHMKDKAEAEEAIKNLHHYELNGAQMNVEMSRGRPKSTTKLHVSNIPEGCTNEELKTKFEAYGPVVEADIVKDYAFVHMESVDDAMEAISGLDNTAFQGKLMSVKLSTSRLRTTPGMGERTGCYRCGQEGHWSKECPLDTSGNYREGAEPSSDPRFGGGCGYHRGLNVGVPGYSGSDPVYSGSYSAAHGFGDVPGYGRGAGYESTLSYGLPPGYGMSAAEHSMARVYASEAAYGGSSWSHGVVPAYPVRRSSYEDRDPYGAVDFYEKYRARPYGASYFEERRSVPLPSPPFPSSSAIMRERLPPSSPDLYERCPLPSPPTPLSSSYSRDRSPFRRIPTEAYERARLSPVPSLPRRSAYDIPRDPYAERARYAY
- the LOC112214790 gene encoding RNA-binding protein 4.1 isoform X4; the protein is MVKIFIGNLSPDTMAEELRSLFSQYGKVSECDIVKNFGFVHMKDKAEAEEAIKNLHHYELNGEQMNVEMSRGRPKSTTKLHVGNINSSCTNQEMRAKFEEYGPVVECDIVKDYAFVHLERMEDAMEAISGLDNTAFQVTTIMSHRNNSRTGSGETKVESHASSETQPYQAALLLNTVPSSPEVSRTNVSEETPGDLG